One Spirochaetales bacterium DNA segment encodes these proteins:
- a CDS encoding HAD family hydrolase: MKFDAVIFDLDGTLLDTIRDIADSSNTVLERNGLAPYPLEDFRRFVGRGMKNLVVSLLPRSMHTDADIERITREIEEAYSLRLNVHTKPYPGIPELLRVLDDSGVAKAVLSNKPGPLVKRSIGFNFPETRFSFVFGAGDRYPLKPHPGAALAIAGGIGVSPERIVFLGDTRIDMETAINAGMYPVGAGWGFRGEDELRAAGARKVFTRPEEATGYF; the protein is encoded by the coding sequence ATGAAATTCGACGCCGTGATTTTCGACCTCGACGGTACACTTCTTGACACGATCAGGGATATCGCCGATTCATCCAATACGGTGCTTGAAAGAAACGGGTTGGCCCCGTATCCGCTTGAAGACTTCAGGCGCTTTGTGGGCAGGGGCATGAAAAATCTCGTCGTCTCCCTCTTGCCCCGGTCGATGCACACCGATGCCGATATCGAACGGATAACGCGCGAGATCGAAGAAGCCTACTCGCTGCGGCTCAATGTCCATACGAAACCCTATCCCGGTATTCCCGAACTTCTTCGCGTACTGGATGATTCGGGCGTGGCCAAAGCCGTGTTGTCGAATAAACCCGGACCGCTCGTTAAACGGAGTATCGGGTTCAATTTCCCGGAAACCCGTTTTTCTTTTGTTTTCGGAGCCGGAGACCGCTATCCCCTCAAACCGCACCCCGGCGCGGCCCTGGCGATCGCCGGGGGAATCGGGGTGAGTCCGGAAAGGATAGTGTTTCTGGGGGATACGCGCATCGACATGGAAACAGCGATCAACGCGGGCATGTATCCGGTCGGTGCGGGATGGGGATTCCGCGGAGAAGACGAGCTGCGTGCGGCGGGCGCCCGGAAGGTTTTCACTCGGCCGGAAGAAGCGACCGGCTATTTTTAA
- a CDS encoding 2Fe-2S iron-sulfur cluster binding domain-containing protein: RIFLPSACGGKGTCGTCKAKVVSDIGPYLPTELPLLSEEEQKEGIRLACQIKVKKNIEIEIPEELFNIGLYKTAVSSITDITHDIKEVYLKLVEPREIKFTSGQYAQFIIPPYGKISGSTQRAYSMLSVPSDSGRLGFLVRLVPGGIATTYVHTVMKEGDGFELIAPIGDFRLHSSDAVMLCIAGGSGMAPIHSILFDMEERGVRDRDVWFFFGARNKKELFYTERFRELEKRWPRFHYVPALSSPLPEDNWDGETGLITDVLDKYLKDKLESSPEKEGYLCGSPGMIDACVKVLTSHNVKEGAIYYDKFA, encoded by the coding sequence CGGATTTTCCTTCCTTCCGCCTGCGGGGGCAAAGGCACCTGCGGCACCTGCAAGGCGAAGGTCGTCTCCGATATCGGTCCGTATCTGCCCACCGAACTGCCCCTTCTTTCGGAAGAAGAACAAAAGGAAGGGATCCGACTCGCCTGCCAGATCAAGGTCAAGAAAAATATCGAAATCGAAATCCCGGAGGAGCTGTTCAATATCGGTCTTTACAAAACGGCGGTCTCATCGATCACCGATATCACTCACGATATCAAGGAAGTGTACCTGAAACTCGTCGAGCCCCGTGAAATCAAATTCACTTCGGGCCAGTACGCGCAGTTCATCATTCCCCCCTACGGAAAAATCTCCGGTTCGACACAGCGGGCGTATTCGATGCTTTCGGTCCCTTCGGATTCGGGGCGCCTCGGTTTTCTCGTCCGGCTCGTGCCCGGGGGGATCGCCACCACCTATGTCCATACCGTGATGAAGGAGGGGGACGGTTTCGAACTCATCGCGCCGATCGGCGATTTCAGGCTTCACTCCTCGGATGCGGTCATGCTCTGCATCGCAGGCGGTTCCGGTATGGCGCCGATCCATTCGATCCTCTTCGACATGGAGGAGCGGGGGGTCCGGGACCGGGACGTCTGGTTTTTCTTCGGCGCGCGCAACAAAAAGGAACTCTTTTATACCGAACGATTCCGCGAGCTGGAAAAAAGATGGCCGCGGTTTCATTATGTGCCCGCCCTTTCCTCCCCACTTCCGGAAGACAATTGGGACGGTGAGACGGGACTCATTACCGACGTCCTCGACAAATATCTGAAGGATAAGCTCGAATCGTCCCCCGAAAAAGAGGGGTATCTGTGCGGGAGCCCCGGTATGATCGACGCGTGCGTCAAGGTATTGACCTCGCATAACGTCAAAGAGGGAGCGATCTATTATGACAAATTCGCATAA